A genomic segment from Thermococcus sp. encodes:
- a CDS encoding class II glutamine amidotransferase has translation MCRVLFAVGMGEEMAPLVDAFVKASKNDPYKAARGKKPYHGDGWGYVLLKDGSVSHYRSLKPVFKDGSAVERLKDNLEGFIVLMAHSRAASQGKKSLFNVQPFAFSTRRGFSFWLYHNGDLDKGRIIRMAEFEGESFEGVSDSYAMGAYMCRKLESPEPGKVLEHYSRMMDATNTSLNTGTLFLRPDGVSAFVTAYSTPLHIMNPKNWDYVKQMVLRKKGLFAVASSTLELYLQGEWKPVLNGTAFHVKILPEEERFDVTKMVMG, from the coding sequence ATGTGCAGGGTTCTCTTTGCAGTTGGAATGGGGGAGGAGATGGCTCCCCTTGTCGATGCCTTCGTGAAGGCCTCCAAGAACGACCCTTACAAGGCCGCCCGTGGGAAGAAGCCTTACCACGGGGATGGATGGGGCTACGTTCTCCTAAAGGATGGGAGCGTGAGCCACTACCGCTCGCTCAAGCCGGTCTTTAAAGACGGCAGTGCCGTTGAACGGCTCAAGGACAACCTTGAGGGCTTCATCGTTCTTATGGCCCATTCACGGGCGGCCTCACAGGGAAAGAAAAGCCTCTTTAACGTCCAGCCCTTCGCCTTCTCAACTAGGAGGGGCTTTTCCTTCTGGCTCTATCACAATGGCGACCTTGACAAAGGAAGGATAATAAGGATGGCCGAGTTCGAGGGGGAGAGCTTCGAAGGGGTCTCAGACAGCTACGCAATGGGCGCTTACATGTGCAGGAAGCTCGAGTCTCCAGAACCAGGAAAAGTTCTAGAGCACTACTCGCGGATGATGGATGCAACAAACACGAGCCTCAACACTGGAACGCTGTTCCTACGCCCCGATGGAGTTTCCGCCTTCGTAACGGCCTACTCAACGCCCCTTCACATAATGAACCCAAAGAACTGGGACTACGTGAAGCAGATGGTTCTGAGAAAAAAAGGCCTCTTCGCAGTTGCGTCCTCCACACTGGAACTCTACCTCCAGGGGGAGTGGAAGCCAGTCCTCAACGGGACGGCCTTTCACGTCAAGATACTACCTGAAGAGGAGAGGTTTGACGTAACGAAGATGGTTATGGGGTGA
- a CDS encoding cyclic nucleotide-binding/CBS domain-containing protein: protein METKAPVRIYMTRKLIGVSPDDTVKKACGIMVDFDIGSLVVVEDGKVVGFFTKSDIIRRVVIPGLPNDTPVKEIMTKDLVAVDVNAPLREVLDLMAKKSIKHMLIEENGEIVGVFSLTDLLTASRRKLETAIAAE from the coding sequence ATGGAGACGAAGGCCCCGGTTAGGATCTACATGACCAGGAAGCTGATAGGGGTCAGCCCCGATGACACGGTGAAGAAGGCCTGTGGGATAATGGTGGACTTCGACATCGGCTCCCTCGTCGTCGTGGAGGACGGGAAGGTGGTTGGTTTCTTCACGAAGAGCGACATCATAAGGCGCGTCGTCATTCCTGGCCTTCCGAACGATACCCCAGTTAAGGAGATAATGACGAAAGACCTCGTGGCGGTGGATGTCAACGCGCCCCTGCGCGAGGTTCTCGACCTCATGGCAAAGAAGAGCATCAAACACATGCTCATAGAGGAAAACGGCGAGATTGTAGGAGTCTTCAGTCTCACGGACCTGCTGACTGCCAGCAGGAGGAAGCTTGAAACCGCGATAGCCGCGGAGTGA
- a CDS encoding metallophosphoesterase, protein MLRIAHISDTHITGGEAYKSYAYDLIVNEINRGSFDFVIHTGDITNQGLREEYERASYELKKIQKPLIVLPGNHDVRNVGYELFEELIGPRNGVFEFKDGVVIWVDSTIPDLSDGRIGGRKFRWLKERLEEHSDRRFKIVAAHHHLVPLPNTGRERNVLFNAGDVLDLLIRHDVALYTCGHKHVPNVYRVEDLIVDNAGCTSCRKTRRGDVNSYNIITLHDDGRIGVKIRRVTGDEARKEHRPIRPKIFVPSGRRLLRIVQMSESNVSDRIYFRRRVLENAIRMINHLKPDLAVHNGDVVDMGIERYYEKAIGFYRRVKGRKLVVPGHNDITYLGHDLFTEYFGEPREVEMGNFLVIPVVSAQYETPIGVVGRMGQKKLAEKLKENEDKFKIVVLHHNIVPIPRSRELGFLEDGGDVLHVLTKGGADLVLTGHGGNAFGVKVEDTPIVNAGSVSWELHRNPFGNSFNVIDIYRDMIVVFEVQATWGSGRLLGIWKVKRP, encoded by the coding sequence ATGCTAAGGATAGCTCACATAAGCGACACACACATAACGGGGGGCGAGGCCTACAAGAGCTACGCCTACGACCTTATAGTCAACGAGATAAACCGCGGGAGCTTCGACTTTGTCATCCACACCGGTGATATTACCAACCAAGGTTTGCGAGAGGAGTACGAGAGAGCCTCATACGAGCTGAAGAAGATTCAAAAGCCTCTCATCGTTCTCCCTGGGAATCATGATGTGAGGAACGTGGGATATGAGCTTTTTGAGGAGCTCATAGGGCCGAGGAACGGCGTCTTCGAGTTCAAGGATGGAGTCGTTATATGGGTTGACTCAACGATACCCGACCTGAGCGACGGCAGAATTGGCGGCAGGAAGTTTCGATGGCTGAAGGAGAGGCTTGAGGAGCACTCCGACCGGAGGTTCAAGATAGTCGCGGCTCATCATCACCTCGTCCCGCTCCCGAATACTGGACGGGAAAGGAATGTTCTCTTCAACGCAGGGGACGTGCTCGACCTCCTCATCCGACACGATGTTGCACTCTACACCTGTGGACACAAGCACGTGCCCAACGTTTACCGCGTTGAAGACCTTATAGTTGACAACGCCGGCTGTACTTCCTGTCGGAAAACCCGTAGGGGGGATGTGAACAGCTACAATATCATCACGCTACACGACGACGGGCGCATAGGGGTAAAGATAAGGCGCGTCACCGGCGATGAGGCGAGGAAGGAGCACAGACCGATAAGACCGAAGATTTTCGTGCCCTCCGGAAGGAGGCTCCTCAGGATAGTCCAGATGAGCGAGAGCAACGTCTCCGACAGGATATATTTCAGAAGACGGGTTCTGGAAAATGCGATACGGATGATAAACCACCTTAAGCCGGATCTCGCCGTCCACAACGGTGATGTGGTCGATATGGGTATTGAACGCTACTACGAGAAGGCCATCGGCTTCTACAGGAGGGTTAAGGGACGGAAGCTCGTCGTCCCGGGCCACAACGACATAACTTACCTCGGCCACGATCTCTTCACGGAGTACTTTGGTGAGCCTCGAGAGGTGGAGATGGGAAACTTTCTTGTAATCCCTGTTGTCAGCGCCCAGTACGAGACGCCGATTGGGGTCGTCGGGAGAATGGGTCAGAAGAAGCTTGCTGAGAAGCTGAAAGAGAATGAGGATAAGTTCAAGATAGTGGTGCTCCATCACAACATCGTCCCTATTCCAAGGAGCAGGGAACTTGGCTTCCTCGAGGACGGAGGGGATGTCCTCCACGTCTTAACGAAAGGGGGAGCGGACCTTGTCCTGACTGGCCATGGGGGAAACGCCTTTGGCGTTAAGGTTGAGGACACGCCGATAGTCAACGCGGGCTCGGTGAGCTGGGAGCTTCACAGGAACCCCTTCGGGAACAGTTTCAACGTGATAGACATCTACCGCGATATGATAGTCGTCTTCGAGGTACAGGCGACGTGGGGAAGTGGCAGACTGCTGGGGATATGGAAGGTGAAGAGACCATGA
- a CDS encoding 2-phosphoglycerate kinase, which translates to MIVVTDPERRIKLPFSRGILTRSITLAGVDVGVAYIIATEVQKALEGRKAHVVTTEEIRGLTYGSLLNHGLKEAARRYLFWRQLRRLKVPITILLGGATGVGKSTLATELAFRLGIRSVIGTDTIREVMRKIIAPELLPDLHTSSFLAWKTVGPVSGGKPLIRGFEEQVRHVAVGVNAVLERTHREGFNAVLEGIHLVPGFVEPDEHDFMYVITVGSREALEAHFYERSLYSTRSAEYYLEHIDSIIEVQEYIVKMARKHGVPIIENVELEKTVGGVMEGVIERLMRELGE; encoded by the coding sequence ATGATAGTCGTTACAGACCCTGAAAGGAGGATCAAGCTGCCCTTCTCGCGTGGAATCCTCACGCGCTCCATAACCCTTGCCGGGGTGGATGTCGGCGTTGCATACATAATCGCCACTGAAGTCCAGAAGGCGCTCGAGGGACGGAAGGCGCACGTGGTAACCACAGAGGAGATAAGGGGGCTTACCTATGGGAGCCTGCTGAACCATGGCCTCAAAGAGGCAGCACGGAGGTATCTGTTCTGGCGCCAGCTAAGACGCTTGAAGGTGCCGATAACGATACTCCTTGGAGGAGCGACGGGAGTTGGAAAGTCAACACTCGCGACGGAACTTGCCTTTCGCCTTGGCATAAGGAGTGTCATAGGAACGGACACAATACGGGAGGTAATGAGGAAGATAATAGCGCCTGAACTGCTTCCAGACCTTCACACATCCTCTTTTTTGGCCTGGAAAACTGTTGGCCCCGTGAGTGGAGGGAAGCCGCTGATTCGGGGCTTTGAGGAGCAAGTGAGGCACGTGGCCGTTGGCGTCAACGCGGTTCTCGAGCGGACCCACAGGGAGGGCTTCAACGCTGTCTTGGAGGGGATACACCTAGTCCCAGGCTTTGTGGAACCCGACGAGCATGACTTCATGTACGTAATAACCGTGGGGAGTAGAGAGGCCCTTGAGGCTCATTTCTACGAGCGCTCTCTCTACAGTACCCGCTCAGCGGAGTACTACCTCGAGCACATAGATTCGATTATTGAGGTACAGGAGTACATAGTTAAAATGGCCAGAAAACACGGTGTTCCAATTATAGAGAACGTCGAGCTTGAAAAAACGGTCGGGGGGGTTATGGAGGGCGTGATAGAGAGGCTCATGAGGGAGCTGGGGGAGTAA
- a CDS encoding 2,3-diphosphoglycerate synthetase has product MRRLVLIDGEHYPDVTTWAVEMLGGVCCVVFLGGSEKIGSVGEIEARLGVPFYTGTDYSEALTRALQENDIDEVVDLSDEPVLTYEDRFKIATLCMLHGVAYRGADFEFKPKPLKRTRKPSLAVIGTGKRVGKTAIGGFVARVLRKIANPVVVTMSRGGPEKPEIIRGRTGITPEFLLELAGSGRHAASDHIEDALTARVTTIGCRRCGGGMAGFPFFDVIDEGVKLAESLPNDLVIFEGSGATFPAYRADGYILAVGALQRIDFLRGYFGPFRLSLADIVVVTMADLADERKRAELLGTIGRINPSADIHLTAFRPRPLGDVSGKRLGLVMTSGRAVERAKDGIEALGAEVVAVSGNLSNRPALLRDLRGFTSLDAVAVELKAAAVDVVTRWALEKDLEVIYMDNEPMNIDGKDLRTAVLKLGKSVLGGRR; this is encoded by the coding sequence ATGAGGAGACTCGTCCTCATCGACGGCGAACATTATCCAGATGTTACAACTTGGGCCGTTGAGATGCTTGGAGGGGTTTGTTGCGTCGTCTTCTTAGGAGGGAGCGAGAAGATAGGAAGCGTTGGCGAGATCGAAGCGAGGCTTGGCGTTCCATTCTACACTGGCACGGATTACTCTGAGGCCCTCACAAGGGCACTCCAAGAGAACGACATTGATGAGGTGGTTGACCTGAGCGACGAGCCTGTTCTGACCTATGAGGACAGATTTAAGATAGCGACGCTCTGCATGCTCCACGGCGTTGCATATAGGGGGGCGGACTTTGAGTTCAAGCCAAAGCCGCTGAAGAGAACTAGAAAGCCGAGCCTTGCCGTCATAGGCACGGGGAAGCGCGTTGGAAAAACGGCCATCGGCGGCTTTGTGGCTAGAGTACTGAGGAAGATTGCAAACCCCGTCGTGGTAACCATGAGCCGCGGCGGCCCGGAGAAGCCGGAGATAATAAGGGGGAGAACTGGGATAACCCCGGAATTTTTGCTCGAACTCGCCGGGAGTGGAAGGCATGCCGCCTCAGACCATATCGAGGATGCCCTCACTGCGAGGGTGACCACGATAGGGTGCAGGCGCTGTGGTGGGGGGATGGCGGGATTTCCCTTCTTCGATGTCATCGATGAAGGCGTCAAGCTCGCCGAGAGCCTGCCCAACGATCTCGTAATCTTCGAGGGAAGCGGTGCGACGTTTCCCGCTTACAGGGCTGACGGCTACATCCTGGCGGTGGGTGCACTTCAGAGGATAGACTTTCTCAGGGGGTACTTTGGTCCCTTTAGGCTTTCTTTAGCCGATATCGTCGTTGTCACCATGGCTGACCTTGCTGACGAAAGAAAGAGAGCTGAGCTGTTGGGGACAATTGGGAGAATCAATCCATCGGCGGATATCCACCTCACAGCCTTTAGACCGAGGCCCTTAGGGGACGTCAGCGGGAAGCGGCTCGGTCTCGTCATGACCTCTGGAAGGGCTGTTGAGAGGGCAAAGGATGGGATTGAAGCCCTCGGGGCGGAGGTTGTCGCTGTTTCGGGAAACCTCTCGAACAGACCTGCCCTTCTCCGTGACTTGAGGGGATTCACCAGTCTCGATGCGGTTGCGGTGGAGCTTAAAGCGGCCGCCGTTGACGTTGTGACGAGGTGGGCGCTTGAGAAAGATCTTGAGGTTATATACATGGACAACGAGCCCATGAACATCGACGGGAAGGACCTCCGCACAGCCGTTCTCAAGCTTGGAAAGTCTGTCCTGGGGGGAAGGAGATGA
- a CDS encoding MBL fold metallo-hydrolase produces the protein MGLRKLSDSAYLYPGSPSTFIRVFDDGAVLIDPGHGKGRHKDLGREVRKLGLEIKAQLATHGHADHVAVAPRISAPLFIHRFEFSVAESPLNRELLTFGSKAPGGFLVFQFPEGVRVHTVFEWGDELFDLKAIRLNGHSPGMTGFLDGENGIIYAGDSFFGERVIQSVGLPYLVDPELFKTSIKELQNYVEKSYLLIPSHGKQVNGEEATELLEFNLTRVEETKSLILELLKTPMPMDKLAFRIMKHYSVQITPQKLALNLVPVRAFIAELYNQGRIDAVVDEGLKWVVKKG, from the coding sequence ATGGGACTGAGAAAGCTTAGTGATTCTGCTTACCTGTATCCTGGAAGCCCATCAACTTTCATCAGGGTTTTTGATGATGGGGCCGTTCTAATCGACCCCGGCCACGGAAAGGGTCGGCACAAGGATCTGGGGAGGGAAGTGCGAAAGCTCGGGCTCGAGATAAAAGCCCAATTAGCGACCCACGGGCACGCTGACCATGTGGCTGTGGCACCAAGAATAAGCGCGCCGCTCTTCATACACCGCTTCGAGTTCTCGGTGGCAGAAAGCCCGCTGAACAGAGAGCTACTCACCTTTGGCTCAAAGGCTCCAGGAGGTTTCTTGGTCTTCCAGTTCCCGGAGGGGGTGAGGGTTCACACGGTCTTTGAGTGGGGTGATGAGCTCTTCGACCTGAAGGCTATCAGGCTCAACGGCCATTCACCGGGGATGACAGGCTTCTTGGACGGGGAGAACGGAATAATCTACGCCGGTGACTCCTTCTTTGGCGAGAGGGTCATCCAATCGGTTGGACTGCCCTATCTCGTTGACCCAGAATTATTCAAAACTTCAATTAAAGAATTACAGAATTATGTGGAAAAGAGCTACTTACTCATTCCATCACACGGGAAGCAGGTTAATGGAGAGGAAGCGACGGAACTGCTTGAGTTCAACCTCACACGAGTGGAAGAAACCAAATCCCTCATTCTGGAGCTTCTGAAAACTCCCATGCCAATGGACAAGTTGGCCTTCAGGATAATGAAGCACTACAGCGTCCAAATAACTCCCCAGAAGCTTGCCCTTAACCTCGTTCCAGTGAGGGCATTCATAGCGGAGCTGTACAATCAAGGGAGGATAGATGCTGTGGTGGACGAAGGGCTTAAGTGGGTGGTGAAAAAGGGGTAG
- the cas4 gene encoding CRISPR-associated protein Cas4 yields MSGNGNNENDGFLEFYASEALICPRRVYFRLKGYPERWPEFVKIRLNQGINTHNVLGDILKKRFGFELEKHLILRSNRLGFEIHGRIDAIGDFPIEIKGKTSLPGKPYDYHMAQLNIYMRWAEAEYGYLYYIKLHDEPMKIISKIDFSRFPIVKGPNFKAFEVPYDDRLFKETLRHFYRVKKAYERGKPPRGEYSYACKFCPYRYLCYPDEE; encoded by the coding sequence ATGAGCGGCAACGGGAACAATGAAAACGACGGATTCCTGGAGTTCTACGCGAGCGAGGCTTTAATATGTCCAAGGAGGGTATACTTCAGGCTCAAGGGTTATCCCGAGAGGTGGCCCGAGTTCGTCAAAATCAGGTTAAACCAGGGCATCAACACCCACAATGTCCTCGGGGATATCCTGAAGAAGCGCTTCGGCTTCGAGCTTGAGAAGCATTTAATACTGAGATCCAACAGACTAGGCTTTGAGATACACGGAAGGATAGACGCCATAGGTGACTTCCCTATCGAAATTAAGGGAAAGACCAGCCTCCCAGGTAAGCCCTACGACTATCACATGGCTCAGCTAAACATCTATATGCGCTGGGCCGAGGCGGAATACGGCTACCTCTACTACATCAAGCTCCACGACGAGCCGATGAAGATCATAAGCAAAATCGACTTCTCTCGCTTTCCCATAGTCAAAGGACCGAACTTTAAGGCCTTTGAGGTGCCCTACGACGATAGGTTGTTCAAGGAGACGCTGAGACACTTTTACAGGGTCAAAAAGGCCTACGAACGGGGGAAGCCGCCGAGGGGTGAGTACTCCTACGCCTGCAAGTTCTGCCCCTACAGGTACCTGTGTTATCCCGATGAGGAGTGA
- a CDS encoding class I SAM-dependent methyltransferase family protein produces the protein MPRKSRTQLIKPRIREILSQELPEGLVQLLPKHWVQIGDVLILPLREELEPYKRRIAEVYAEVIGAKTVLRKGHISGEFRETNYELLYGRDTVTIHVENGIKYKLDVDRVMFSPANVKERVRMAKVAKPGELVVDMFAGIGHLSLPMAVHGKARVIAIEKSPYTFSFLIENIELNGVQDRMTAYNIDNRDFQGENIADRVLMGYVIKTAEFIPKALSIAKDEAVIHYHNTVPERLRPREPFETFQRIAKEHGYEAEKLNELVIKRYAPGVWHVVVDVRVFKQ, from the coding sequence ATGCCACGGAAAAGCAGAACGCAGCTCATAAAGCCGCGCATAAGGGAAATCCTCTCCCAGGAACTTCCAGAAGGGCTAGTTCAACTACTCCCAAAGCACTGGGTTCAGATAGGAGACGTTCTCATCCTTCCGCTCAGGGAGGAGCTTGAACCGTACAAGCGCCGCATCGCCGAGGTCTACGCCGAGGTTATAGGTGCCAAAACCGTTCTCAGAAAGGGTCACATCTCCGGCGAGTTCCGCGAGACAAACTACGAGCTTCTCTACGGCCGTGATACGGTAACGATCCACGTCGAGAACGGGATCAAATACAAACTCGACGTTGATAGGGTCATGTTCTCACCGGCCAACGTCAAGGAGCGTGTCAGGATGGCAAAAGTGGCAAAGCCGGGGGAGCTGGTCGTTGACATGTTTGCTGGAATAGGTCACCTTAGCCTCCCGATGGCAGTTCACGGAAAGGCCCGCGTTATAGCGATAGAGAAGAGCCCATACACCTTCAGTTTTCTGATTGAAAACATCGAACTCAACGGAGTGCAGGACAGGATGACAGCCTATAACATCGATAACCGCGACTTTCAGGGTGAGAACATCGCGGACAGGGTTTTAATGGGCTATGTTATCAAAACGGCAGAGTTCATACCGAAGGCTTTAAGCATAGCGAAGGACGAGGCGGTGATCCACTACCACAACACTGTCCCTGAGAGATTGAGGCCAAGGGAACCCTTCGAAACCTTCCAAAGGATAGCAAAGGAGCACGGCTACGAGGCGGAGAAGCTCAACGAGCTGGTCATTAAACGCTATGCCCCTGGGGTCTGGCATGTGGTCGTTGATGTGAGGGTGTTCAAACAGTAG
- a CDS encoding aldehyde ferredoxin oxidoreductase family protein yields MEAKGGYWGRILRVNLTTKEVKVEPLPEEFPRRYLGGVGFGTRVLYDEVPAKTDPLGQENKMIITPGLFVDTGIGTGSKTAFNFKSPLTGGYGRSMAGAQLGVQLKRAGYDMLIIEGKSDESMMIVIEDDDVKFAPADGYWGLTTGEARAKAKEEYPGFATAFIGPAGERLSFISTIETDERQAARGGPGAVLGSKKLKGILVKGSKKVPIANPKKLRELIREWAMVFKDHPATKADMGYGSGEFLDWMNRERGTFPVRNWQMGFFKKAYEKAKEEGREHIGIDPYFWAPRYRAGRRPCPMCNKPCSQYVHVESEKWGTFEVDGPEYETLYSFGGVLELDDFETVAYLNKLADEYGLDTISAGVTIAWAMEAYERGLLTKEDTDGIELTFGNGDAAVQALRKMALREGNLGKLLADGVKRASERLGKDSWKFAMHVKGMEPPAYDVRGIKGMALAFAVNVRGADHLTSGAYGAELVGKWWKFDNIDRTKGENKGFEIAFHENLMAVYDATGTCKFSRHMYFLEGFPPLIEAVTGMNIDEAELMVIGERIMNIARAFNVREGFSRKDDTLPYRVMWEPIPEGVSKGLHVPPWELDRMLDEYYQARGWSRDGIPTRVKLIALDLPDIAEDIGAGI; encoded by the coding sequence ATGGAGGCGAAAGGCGGTTATTGGGGTAGGATTCTAAGGGTCAACTTAACTACTAAAGAGGTCAAGGTCGAGCCACTCCCAGAGGAGTTCCCTAGGAGATACCTCGGGGGCGTAGGTTTCGGAACCAGGGTTCTCTACGATGAGGTTCCAGCTAAAACTGACCCGCTTGGTCAGGAGAACAAGATGATAATCACGCCGGGTCTCTTCGTTGATACTGGCATAGGAACCGGCTCAAAGACGGCCTTTAACTTCAAAAGCCCGCTTACCGGCGGTTACGGCAGATCTATGGCCGGTGCACAGCTTGGTGTTCAACTTAAGAGGGCCGGCTACGACATGCTCATCATCGAGGGGAAGAGCGACGAGTCAATGATGATTGTCATCGAGGATGACGATGTCAAATTCGCCCCCGCTGATGGTTACTGGGGCCTCACCACAGGAGAGGCCAGGGCCAAAGCAAAAGAGGAATACCCGGGGTTTGCAACGGCCTTTATAGGTCCGGCCGGCGAGAGGCTGAGTTTTATCTCAACGATCGAGACCGATGAGAGGCAGGCTGCTAGGGGCGGCCCCGGAGCCGTCCTTGGGAGCAAGAAACTCAAAGGCATACTCGTAAAGGGAAGCAAGAAGGTCCCGATAGCCAACCCCAAGAAGCTCCGTGAACTTATCAGGGAGTGGGCGATGGTGTTTAAGGATCACCCCGCCACCAAGGCCGACATGGGGTACGGAAGCGGCGAATTCCTCGACTGGATGAACCGTGAGCGCGGCACCTTCCCTGTTAGGAACTGGCAGATGGGCTTCTTCAAGAAGGCCTACGAAAAGGCCAAGGAGGAGGGAAGAGAGCACATAGGCATCGATCCCTACTTCTGGGCGCCGAGATACCGGGCCGGCAGGAGGCCATGCCCGATGTGCAACAAGCCGTGCAGCCAGTACGTTCACGTTGAGAGCGAGAAGTGGGGTACCTTCGAGGTCGACGGACCGGAGTACGAGACCCTCTACTCCTTCGGCGGCGTCCTTGAACTGGACGACTTCGAGACCGTTGCTTACCTCAACAAACTCGCTGATGAATACGGACTTGACACCATCTCGGCCGGCGTTACAATAGCCTGGGCTATGGAGGCCTACGAGCGCGGTCTCCTCACCAAGGAGGATACAGATGGCATTGAGCTCACCTTCGGCAACGGCGACGCGGCCGTTCAGGCCCTCAGGAAGATGGCGCTACGCGAGGGCAACCTCGGAAAGCTCCTTGCAGATGGTGTCAAGAGAGCCAGCGAGCGCTTGGGTAAAGACAGCTGGAAGTTCGCCATGCACGTTAAGGGCATGGAACCGCCAGCCTACGACGTCCGCGGCATAAAAGGAATGGCCTTAGCGTTCGCCGTCAATGTCCGCGGTGCCGACCATCTCACCAGTGGTGCCTATGGGGCAGAGCTGGTCGGCAAGTGGTGGAAGTTCGACAACATCGACAGAACCAAGGGGGAGAACAAGGGATTCGAGATTGCCTTCCACGAGAATCTCATGGCCGTCTACGACGCCACCGGCACGTGCAAGTTCTCAAGGCACATGTACTTCCTTGAGGGCTTCCCACCGCTGATTGAGGCCGTCACCGGCATGAACATCGACGAGGCCGAGCTGATGGTCATTGGCGAGAGAATTATGAACATCGCCCGCGCTTTCAACGTCCGCGAGGGCTTCAGCAGGAAGGACGACACCCTACCGTACAGGGTCATGTGGGAGCCAATACCAGAGGGAGTTAGCAAGGGACTCCACGTCCCGCCGTGGGAGCTCGACAGGATGCTGGACGAATATTACCAGGCCCGTGGCTGGAGCAGAGACGGCATCCCGACCAGGGTCAAGCTAATAGCTTTGGACCTCCCAGACATCGCGGAGGACATTGGGGCGGGGATCTGA